In Labrus mixtus chromosome 3, fLabMix1.1, whole genome shotgun sequence, a single window of DNA contains:
- the abl2 gene encoding tyrosine-protein kinase ABL2 isoform X1, whose translation MGQQVGRVGESTSTGLQPPQPHASQPHQGKGNRASGAGRRPREPAASTGTPPGRVAAVNVPDPGINIFVQHSEALHRPFGLDSAALTEAVRWSSKENLLGAAESDPNLFVALYDFVASGDNTLSITKGEKLRVLGYNQNGEWSEVRSKNGQGWVPSNYITPVNSLEKHSWYHGPVSRSAAEYLLSSLINGSFLVRESESSPGQLSISLRYEGRVYHYRINTASDGKVYVTSESRFATLAELVHHHSTVADGLVTTLHYPAPKCNKPTVYGVSPIHDKWEMERTDITMKHKLGGGQYGEVYVGVWKKYNLTVAVKTLKEDTMEVEEFLKEAAVMKEVKHPNLVQLLGVCTLEPPFYIVTEYMPHGNLLDYLRDCDKEEVNAVVLLYMATQISSAMEYLEKKNFIHRDLAARNCLVGENHVVKVADFGLSRLMTGDTYTAHAGAKFPIKWTAPESLAYNTFSIKSDVWAFGVLLWEIATYGMSPYPGIDLSQVYDLLEKGYRMEQPEGCPPKVYELMRACWQWSPLDRPSFAEIHQAFETMFHDSSISEEVAEELCKTASSGQCGPLHSFSHDMPLLPSKSRTLHKHTENKENIEGGLDGRSDHSTHGHAGWASTLLGGEGRSGSSPALPRKQQPRDKSPASLLEDTQDMGTFTRDRKTGFFSSFIKKKSSSSSSSSQSSQLQHNLPTPPKRSSSFREMETQPHKKYEPTADFSAPPPLPQSDGLGGFSASPSHSHGEPTQSQSRCCGAAFGQKPSGGGLGSQVSSGSSWSGLAGFFTPRLIKKTLGLRTGKTASSEEGGSIAGGSKPFPRSNSTSSMSAGLPDLERMALTLPRNRSAKPPLERTASTTSQPENGAARPSETLLRRMDEGTAQIRERPKAKLLPRGTAAGVRAPGVGGEVGESDSLSRVREGREESGGGLDRQQSWPSPSKTSSSSASSTGAPTHNHKVPVLISPTLKHSPADVHLVGLDSQGNRFKLLSEHQAERDRPRLVKPKCAPPPPPTLRSLQHSYSGDGEEQVGGAPVEVNGDTLKGHRSGRTSGGATTGRPSVPPPQVPPASSSVFSSSSSTNTTPTKMANGATNSASSVHTQGSKVALRRTRQQTERVPLERVSREALLECAECLSSALHASSESPATSQVLDAGHQLLDYCSGYVDCISQMRNKFAFREAVGKLELSLQELRASSSGGGGLNSMGPNTVLDNLHSCIKEISDVVQR comes from the exons ATGGGACAGCAGGTAGGCCGTGTTGGTGAGAGCACATCGACCGGACTCCAGCCACCACAGCCCCACGCGTCCCAACCGCACCAAGGGAAGGGGAACCGGGCGAGCGGCGCCGGGAGGAGACCCCGAGAACCCGCCGCTAGCACCGGGACACCACCGGGAAGGGTCGCTGCAGTCAACGTGCCCGACCCGGGGATCAATATATTCGTGCAGCATTCAG AAGCTCTCCACAGGCCATTCGGCCTGGACTCGGCTGCGCTGACAGAGGCGGTGCGCTGGAGCTCCAAAGAAAACCTCCTGGGGGCGGCTGAGAGCGACCCGAACCTCTTTGTTGCACTTTATGACTTTGTCGCCAGCGGAGACAACACACTCAGCATCACTAAAG GTGAGAAGCTGCGTGTTCTGGGATACAACCAGAATGGAGAATGGAGTGAAGTGCGCTCTAAAAACGGCCAGGGCTGGGTGCCATCCAACTACATCACACCAGTCAACAGTCTGGAGAAACACAGCTGGTACCATGGGCCTGTGTCACGCAGCGCAGCAGAGTACCTGCTTTCCTCCCTCATCAACGGCAGTTTCCTTGTCCGGGAAAGCGAGAGCAGCCCTGGGCAGCTGTCAATTTCTCTCCGCTACGAGGGGAGAGTCTACCACTATCGGATCAACACGGCCTCGGATGGGAAG GTGTATGTGACGTCTGAGAGCCGCTTCGCCACCCTCGCCGAGCTTGTCCACCACCACTCCACTGTAGCTGATGGCCTGGTCACCACCTTGCACTACCCAGCACCCAAATGTAACAAGCCCACAGTGTACGGCGTGTCACCCATCCATGACAAGTGGGAGATGGAGCGCACAGACATCACCATGAAGCACAAGCTCGGAGGTGGCCAGTATGGGGAGGTGTATGTGGGAGTTTGGAAAAAGTATAACCTTACAGTGGCTGTGAAAACACTCAAG GAGGACACCATGGAAGTTGAAGAGTTTTTGAAAGAGGCGGCAGTTATGAAGGAGGTGAAACACCCAAACCTCGTTCAGTTACTAG gtgtgtgtacGCTGGAGCCTCCTTTCTACATCGTGACAGAGTACATGCCTCATGGCAACCTGCTGGACTACTTACGAGATTGTGACAAGGAGGAGGTGAATGCTGTGGTGCTGCTGTACATGGCCACACAGATCTCCTCTGCTATGGAATACCTGGAGAAGAAGAACTTCATACACAG GGATCTTGCGGCGAGGAACTGCCTGGTCGGGGAGAATCATGTCGTTAAGGTTGCAGATTTTGGTCTGAGCAGGTTAATGACTGGTGACACTTACACTGCGCATGCTGGGGCAAAGTTCCCCATCAAATGGACTGCACCAGAGAGCCTTGCATATAACACCTTCTCCATTAAGTCTGATGTCTGGG CATTTGGGGTTCTGCTCTGGGAAATTGCCACCTACGGCATGTCTCCCTACCCTGGTATCGATCTGTCTCAGGTGTATGACCTCCTGGAGAAAGGTTACCGCATGGAACAGCCTGAGGGATGCCCACCCAAAGTCTACGAACTCATGAGAGCAT GCTGGCAGTGGAGTCCATTGGACCGGCCTTCATTTGCAGAGATACACCAAGCCTTTGAAACTATGTTTCATGACTCCAGCATCTCTGAAG AGGTTGCAGAGGAGCTGTGTAAGACGGCCTCCTCTGGTCAATGTGGACCTCTTCACTCTTTCAGTCACGACATGCCCCTGTTGCCTTCCAAATCTCGCACACTGCACaagcacacagaaaacaaggAAAACATCGAGGGTGGACTTGATGGACGGTCCGACCACAGCACGCACGGTCATGCAG GCTGGGCTTCTACGTTGTTAGGTGGGGAGGGTCGATCAGGCAGCTCCCCGGCTCTGCCCAGGAAACAGCAGCCACGAGACAAGTCCCCCGCCAGCCTTTTAGAAGATACACAGGATATGGGCACGTTTACACGAGACCGCAAGACTGGCTTCTTTAGCTCCTTCATAAAGAAGaagtcttcctcctcttcttcctcctcccagTCCTCTCAGCTCCAACACAATCTCCCAACGCCACCAAAAAGGAGCAGTTCTTTCCGGGAGATGGAAACACAGCCTCATAAAAAATATGAGCCTACCGCCGATTTCAGCGCTCCCCCTCCCCTGCCCCAGTCGGACGGTCTTGGCGGCTTCTCCGCTTCTCCCTCTCACTCCCACGGGGAACCCACCCAGAGTCAGTCACGCTGTTGTGGGGCTGCCTTTGGGCAGAAACCCTCAGGTGGGGGGCTCGGCTCTCAGGTGTCCAGCGGCAGCAGTTGGAGTGGGTTGGCGGGTTTTTTCACTCCTAGACTTATCAAAAAGACGCTGGGGCTACGGACAGGGAAGACAGCCTCTTCAGAGGAGGGTGGAAGTATAGCTGGAGGGTCTAAACCCTTCCCTCGGTCTAATTCTACCTCCTCTATGTCAGCTGGGCTACCAGACCTGGAGCGCATGGCTCTGACTTTACCCAGGAACCGCAGTGCAAAACCCCCTCTAGAGAGGACTGCTTCCACAACATCCCAGCCAGAAAATGGGGCTGCAAGGCCTTCAGAAACTTTGCTGAGGAGGATGGATGAGGGCACTGCACAGATTAGGGAAAGGCCCAAAGCCAAGCTACTACCCCGGGGCACTGCTGCGGGAGTGAGGGCACCGGGGGTTGGGGGGGAGGTCGGGGAATCGGACAGTCTGTCTCGGGTCAGGGAGGGCAGAGAGGAGAGTGGGGGAGGTCTGGACCGGCAGCAGAGTTGGCCTTCTCCCTCTAAGACTTCGAGTTCAAGTGCTTCATCAACAGGTGCACCAACCCACAACCACAAAGTTCCAGTCCTGATCTCTCCAACGTTGAAGCACAGCCCAGCTGACGTTCACCTTGTCGGACTAGACTCACAGGGGAACCGCTTCAAACTGCTATCAGAACACCAAGCAGAGCGGGACAGGCCGCGGCTTGTGAAACCCAAATGcgctcctcctccccctcccacccTGCGCAGCCTACAACACTCCTACAGTGGTGACGGGGAGGAGCAGGTAGGAGGAGCACCTGTGGAAGTAAACGGAGACACTTTGAAAGGTCACAGGTCAGGACGGACATCAGGAGGAGCAACGACAGGAAGACCGTCTGTGCCACCGCCACAAGTGCCTCCCGCCTCTTCCTCCGTCTTTTCCTCGTCGTCCTCCACCAACACAACTCCAACCAAAATGGCCAACGGAGCCACCAACTCTGCCTCCTCCGTGCACACGCAAGGTTCCAAAGTTGCACTGCGGCGAACCAGGCAGCAAACAGAGCGCGTGCCCCTGGAGCGCGTCAGCCGCGAGGCCCTGCTGGAGTGTGCCGAGTGCCTGAGCAGCGCCCTCCATGCCAGCTCAGAAAGCCCCGCCACCAGCCAGGTGCTGGATGCTGGCCACCAGCTGCTCGACTACTGCTCAGGTTATGTGGACTGCATCTCTCAGATGAGGAACAAATTTGCCTTCCGGGAGGCAGTGGGGAAGCTGGAGCTCAGCCTTCAGGAACTGAGGGCCTCCTCGTCGGGAGGCGGAGGGCTTAACAGCATGGGGCCCAACACTGTACTAGACAACCTGCACAGTTGTATTAAAGAGATTAGTGACGTAGTGCAAAGGTAG
- the abl2 gene encoding tyrosine-protein kinase ABL2 isoform X2 — MGQQVGRVGESTSTGLQPPQPHASQPHQGKGNRASGAGRRPREPAASTGTPPGRVAAVNVPDPGINIFVQHSALHRPFGLDSAALTEAVRWSSKENLLGAAESDPNLFVALYDFVASGDNTLSITKGEKLRVLGYNQNGEWSEVRSKNGQGWVPSNYITPVNSLEKHSWYHGPVSRSAAEYLLSSLINGSFLVRESESSPGQLSISLRYEGRVYHYRINTASDGKVYVTSESRFATLAELVHHHSTVADGLVTTLHYPAPKCNKPTVYGVSPIHDKWEMERTDITMKHKLGGGQYGEVYVGVWKKYNLTVAVKTLKEDTMEVEEFLKEAAVMKEVKHPNLVQLLGVCTLEPPFYIVTEYMPHGNLLDYLRDCDKEEVNAVVLLYMATQISSAMEYLEKKNFIHRDLAARNCLVGENHVVKVADFGLSRLMTGDTYTAHAGAKFPIKWTAPESLAYNTFSIKSDVWAFGVLLWEIATYGMSPYPGIDLSQVYDLLEKGYRMEQPEGCPPKVYELMRACWQWSPLDRPSFAEIHQAFETMFHDSSISEEVAEELCKTASSGQCGPLHSFSHDMPLLPSKSRTLHKHTENKENIEGGLDGRSDHSTHGHAGWASTLLGGEGRSGSSPALPRKQQPRDKSPASLLEDTQDMGTFTRDRKTGFFSSFIKKKSSSSSSSSQSSQLQHNLPTPPKRSSSFREMETQPHKKYEPTADFSAPPPLPQSDGLGGFSASPSHSHGEPTQSQSRCCGAAFGQKPSGGGLGSQVSSGSSWSGLAGFFTPRLIKKTLGLRTGKTASSEEGGSIAGGSKPFPRSNSTSSMSAGLPDLERMALTLPRNRSAKPPLERTASTTSQPENGAARPSETLLRRMDEGTAQIRERPKAKLLPRGTAAGVRAPGVGGEVGESDSLSRVREGREESGGGLDRQQSWPSPSKTSSSSASSTGAPTHNHKVPVLISPTLKHSPADVHLVGLDSQGNRFKLLSEHQAERDRPRLVKPKCAPPPPPTLRSLQHSYSGDGEEQVGGAPVEVNGDTLKGHRSGRTSGGATTGRPSVPPPQVPPASSSVFSSSSSTNTTPTKMANGATNSASSVHTQGSKVALRRTRQQTERVPLERVSREALLECAECLSSALHASSESPATSQVLDAGHQLLDYCSGYVDCISQMRNKFAFREAVGKLELSLQELRASSSGGGGLNSMGPNTVLDNLHSCIKEISDVVQR; from the exons ATGGGACAGCAGGTAGGCCGTGTTGGTGAGAGCACATCGACCGGACTCCAGCCACCACAGCCCCACGCGTCCCAACCGCACCAAGGGAAGGGGAACCGGGCGAGCGGCGCCGGGAGGAGACCCCGAGAACCCGCCGCTAGCACCGGGACACCACCGGGAAGGGTCGCTGCAGTCAACGTGCCCGACCCGGGGATCAATATATTCGTGCAGCATTCAG CTCTCCACAGGCCATTCGGCCTGGACTCGGCTGCGCTGACAGAGGCGGTGCGCTGGAGCTCCAAAGAAAACCTCCTGGGGGCGGCTGAGAGCGACCCGAACCTCTTTGTTGCACTTTATGACTTTGTCGCCAGCGGAGACAACACACTCAGCATCACTAAAG GTGAGAAGCTGCGTGTTCTGGGATACAACCAGAATGGAGAATGGAGTGAAGTGCGCTCTAAAAACGGCCAGGGCTGGGTGCCATCCAACTACATCACACCAGTCAACAGTCTGGAGAAACACAGCTGGTACCATGGGCCTGTGTCACGCAGCGCAGCAGAGTACCTGCTTTCCTCCCTCATCAACGGCAGTTTCCTTGTCCGGGAAAGCGAGAGCAGCCCTGGGCAGCTGTCAATTTCTCTCCGCTACGAGGGGAGAGTCTACCACTATCGGATCAACACGGCCTCGGATGGGAAG GTGTATGTGACGTCTGAGAGCCGCTTCGCCACCCTCGCCGAGCTTGTCCACCACCACTCCACTGTAGCTGATGGCCTGGTCACCACCTTGCACTACCCAGCACCCAAATGTAACAAGCCCACAGTGTACGGCGTGTCACCCATCCATGACAAGTGGGAGATGGAGCGCACAGACATCACCATGAAGCACAAGCTCGGAGGTGGCCAGTATGGGGAGGTGTATGTGGGAGTTTGGAAAAAGTATAACCTTACAGTGGCTGTGAAAACACTCAAG GAGGACACCATGGAAGTTGAAGAGTTTTTGAAAGAGGCGGCAGTTATGAAGGAGGTGAAACACCCAAACCTCGTTCAGTTACTAG gtgtgtgtacGCTGGAGCCTCCTTTCTACATCGTGACAGAGTACATGCCTCATGGCAACCTGCTGGACTACTTACGAGATTGTGACAAGGAGGAGGTGAATGCTGTGGTGCTGCTGTACATGGCCACACAGATCTCCTCTGCTATGGAATACCTGGAGAAGAAGAACTTCATACACAG GGATCTTGCGGCGAGGAACTGCCTGGTCGGGGAGAATCATGTCGTTAAGGTTGCAGATTTTGGTCTGAGCAGGTTAATGACTGGTGACACTTACACTGCGCATGCTGGGGCAAAGTTCCCCATCAAATGGACTGCACCAGAGAGCCTTGCATATAACACCTTCTCCATTAAGTCTGATGTCTGGG CATTTGGGGTTCTGCTCTGGGAAATTGCCACCTACGGCATGTCTCCCTACCCTGGTATCGATCTGTCTCAGGTGTATGACCTCCTGGAGAAAGGTTACCGCATGGAACAGCCTGAGGGATGCCCACCCAAAGTCTACGAACTCATGAGAGCAT GCTGGCAGTGGAGTCCATTGGACCGGCCTTCATTTGCAGAGATACACCAAGCCTTTGAAACTATGTTTCATGACTCCAGCATCTCTGAAG AGGTTGCAGAGGAGCTGTGTAAGACGGCCTCCTCTGGTCAATGTGGACCTCTTCACTCTTTCAGTCACGACATGCCCCTGTTGCCTTCCAAATCTCGCACACTGCACaagcacacagaaaacaaggAAAACATCGAGGGTGGACTTGATGGACGGTCCGACCACAGCACGCACGGTCATGCAG GCTGGGCTTCTACGTTGTTAGGTGGGGAGGGTCGATCAGGCAGCTCCCCGGCTCTGCCCAGGAAACAGCAGCCACGAGACAAGTCCCCCGCCAGCCTTTTAGAAGATACACAGGATATGGGCACGTTTACACGAGACCGCAAGACTGGCTTCTTTAGCTCCTTCATAAAGAAGaagtcttcctcctcttcttcctcctcccagTCCTCTCAGCTCCAACACAATCTCCCAACGCCACCAAAAAGGAGCAGTTCTTTCCGGGAGATGGAAACACAGCCTCATAAAAAATATGAGCCTACCGCCGATTTCAGCGCTCCCCCTCCCCTGCCCCAGTCGGACGGTCTTGGCGGCTTCTCCGCTTCTCCCTCTCACTCCCACGGGGAACCCACCCAGAGTCAGTCACGCTGTTGTGGGGCTGCCTTTGGGCAGAAACCCTCAGGTGGGGGGCTCGGCTCTCAGGTGTCCAGCGGCAGCAGTTGGAGTGGGTTGGCGGGTTTTTTCACTCCTAGACTTATCAAAAAGACGCTGGGGCTACGGACAGGGAAGACAGCCTCTTCAGAGGAGGGTGGAAGTATAGCTGGAGGGTCTAAACCCTTCCCTCGGTCTAATTCTACCTCCTCTATGTCAGCTGGGCTACCAGACCTGGAGCGCATGGCTCTGACTTTACCCAGGAACCGCAGTGCAAAACCCCCTCTAGAGAGGACTGCTTCCACAACATCCCAGCCAGAAAATGGGGCTGCAAGGCCTTCAGAAACTTTGCTGAGGAGGATGGATGAGGGCACTGCACAGATTAGGGAAAGGCCCAAAGCCAAGCTACTACCCCGGGGCACTGCTGCGGGAGTGAGGGCACCGGGGGTTGGGGGGGAGGTCGGGGAATCGGACAGTCTGTCTCGGGTCAGGGAGGGCAGAGAGGAGAGTGGGGGAGGTCTGGACCGGCAGCAGAGTTGGCCTTCTCCCTCTAAGACTTCGAGTTCAAGTGCTTCATCAACAGGTGCACCAACCCACAACCACAAAGTTCCAGTCCTGATCTCTCCAACGTTGAAGCACAGCCCAGCTGACGTTCACCTTGTCGGACTAGACTCACAGGGGAACCGCTTCAAACTGCTATCAGAACACCAAGCAGAGCGGGACAGGCCGCGGCTTGTGAAACCCAAATGcgctcctcctccccctcccacccTGCGCAGCCTACAACACTCCTACAGTGGTGACGGGGAGGAGCAGGTAGGAGGAGCACCTGTGGAAGTAAACGGAGACACTTTGAAAGGTCACAGGTCAGGACGGACATCAGGAGGAGCAACGACAGGAAGACCGTCTGTGCCACCGCCACAAGTGCCTCCCGCCTCTTCCTCCGTCTTTTCCTCGTCGTCCTCCACCAACACAACTCCAACCAAAATGGCCAACGGAGCCACCAACTCTGCCTCCTCCGTGCACACGCAAGGTTCCAAAGTTGCACTGCGGCGAACCAGGCAGCAAACAGAGCGCGTGCCCCTGGAGCGCGTCAGCCGCGAGGCCCTGCTGGAGTGTGCCGAGTGCCTGAGCAGCGCCCTCCATGCCAGCTCAGAAAGCCCCGCCACCAGCCAGGTGCTGGATGCTGGCCACCAGCTGCTCGACTACTGCTCAGGTTATGTGGACTGCATCTCTCAGATGAGGAACAAATTTGCCTTCCGGGAGGCAGTGGGGAAGCTGGAGCTCAGCCTTCAGGAACTGAGGGCCTCCTCGTCGGGAGGCGGAGGGCTTAACAGCATGGGGCCCAACACTGTACTAGACAACCTGCACAGTTGTATTAAAGAGATTAGTGACGTAGTGCAAAGGTAG
- the abl2 gene encoding tyrosine-protein kinase ABL2 isoform X4 translates to MPLRCLQANSSFEEEWVALSGRHLQTGLRQGKPPGQTALHRPFGLDSAALTEAVRWSSKENLLGAAESDPNLFVALYDFVASGDNTLSITKGEKLRVLGYNQNGEWSEVRSKNGQGWVPSNYITPVNSLEKHSWYHGPVSRSAAEYLLSSLINGSFLVRESESSPGQLSISLRYEGRVYHYRINTASDGKVYVTSESRFATLAELVHHHSTVADGLVTTLHYPAPKCNKPTVYGVSPIHDKWEMERTDITMKHKLGGGQYGEVYVGVWKKYNLTVAVKTLKEDTMEVEEFLKEAAVMKEVKHPNLVQLLGVCTLEPPFYIVTEYMPHGNLLDYLRDCDKEEVNAVVLLYMATQISSAMEYLEKKNFIHRDLAARNCLVGENHVVKVADFGLSRLMTGDTYTAHAGAKFPIKWTAPESLAYNTFSIKSDVWAFGVLLWEIATYGMSPYPGIDLSQVYDLLEKGYRMEQPEGCPPKVYELMRACWQWSPLDRPSFAEIHQAFETMFHDSSISEEVAEELCKTASSGQCGPLHSFSHDMPLLPSKSRTLHKHTENKENIEGGLDGRSDHSTHGHAGWASTLLGGEGRSGSSPALPRKQQPRDKSPASLLEDTQDMGTFTRDRKTGFFSSFIKKKSSSSSSSSQSSQLQHNLPTPPKRSSSFREMETQPHKKYEPTADFSAPPPLPQSDGLGGFSASPSHSHGEPTQSQSRCCGAAFGQKPSGGGLGSQVSSGSSWSGLAGFFTPRLIKKTLGLRTGKTASSEEGGSIAGGSKPFPRSNSTSSMSAGLPDLERMALTLPRNRSAKPPLERTASTTSQPENGAARPSETLLRRMDEGTAQIRERPKAKLLPRGTAAGVRAPGVGGEVGESDSLSRVREGREESGGGLDRQQSWPSPSKTSSSSASSTGAPTHNHKVPVLISPTLKHSPADVHLVGLDSQGNRFKLLSEHQAERDRPRLVKPKCAPPPPPTLRSLQHSYSGDGEEQVGGAPVEVNGDTLKGHRSGRTSGGATTGRPSVPPPQVPPASSSVFSSSSSTNTTPTKMANGATNSASSVHTQGSKVALRRTRQQTERVPLERVSREALLECAECLSSALHASSESPATSQVLDAGHQLLDYCSGYVDCISQMRNKFAFREAVGKLELSLQELRASSSGGGGLNSMGPNTVLDNLHSCIKEISDVVQR, encoded by the exons ATGCCTTTGAGGTGCCTGCAGGCAAACAGCAGTTTTGAGGAAGAGTGGGTGGCACTGAGCGGCCGCCATCTCCAAACGGGGCTCAGGCAGGGGAAACCACCtggacagacag CTCTCCACAGGCCATTCGGCCTGGACTCGGCTGCGCTGACAGAGGCGGTGCGCTGGAGCTCCAAAGAAAACCTCCTGGGGGCGGCTGAGAGCGACCCGAACCTCTTTGTTGCACTTTATGACTTTGTCGCCAGCGGAGACAACACACTCAGCATCACTAAAG GTGAGAAGCTGCGTGTTCTGGGATACAACCAGAATGGAGAATGGAGTGAAGTGCGCTCTAAAAACGGCCAGGGCTGGGTGCCATCCAACTACATCACACCAGTCAACAGTCTGGAGAAACACAGCTGGTACCATGGGCCTGTGTCACGCAGCGCAGCAGAGTACCTGCTTTCCTCCCTCATCAACGGCAGTTTCCTTGTCCGGGAAAGCGAGAGCAGCCCTGGGCAGCTGTCAATTTCTCTCCGCTACGAGGGGAGAGTCTACCACTATCGGATCAACACGGCCTCGGATGGGAAG GTGTATGTGACGTCTGAGAGCCGCTTCGCCACCCTCGCCGAGCTTGTCCACCACCACTCCACTGTAGCTGATGGCCTGGTCACCACCTTGCACTACCCAGCACCCAAATGTAACAAGCCCACAGTGTACGGCGTGTCACCCATCCATGACAAGTGGGAGATGGAGCGCACAGACATCACCATGAAGCACAAGCTCGGAGGTGGCCAGTATGGGGAGGTGTATGTGGGAGTTTGGAAAAAGTATAACCTTACAGTGGCTGTGAAAACACTCAAG GAGGACACCATGGAAGTTGAAGAGTTTTTGAAAGAGGCGGCAGTTATGAAGGAGGTGAAACACCCAAACCTCGTTCAGTTACTAG gtgtgtgtacGCTGGAGCCTCCTTTCTACATCGTGACAGAGTACATGCCTCATGGCAACCTGCTGGACTACTTACGAGATTGTGACAAGGAGGAGGTGAATGCTGTGGTGCTGCTGTACATGGCCACACAGATCTCCTCTGCTATGGAATACCTGGAGAAGAAGAACTTCATACACAG GGATCTTGCGGCGAGGAACTGCCTGGTCGGGGAGAATCATGTCGTTAAGGTTGCAGATTTTGGTCTGAGCAGGTTAATGACTGGTGACACTTACACTGCGCATGCTGGGGCAAAGTTCCCCATCAAATGGACTGCACCAGAGAGCCTTGCATATAACACCTTCTCCATTAAGTCTGATGTCTGGG CATTTGGGGTTCTGCTCTGGGAAATTGCCACCTACGGCATGTCTCCCTACCCTGGTATCGATCTGTCTCAGGTGTATGACCTCCTGGAGAAAGGTTACCGCATGGAACAGCCTGAGGGATGCCCACCCAAAGTCTACGAACTCATGAGAGCAT GCTGGCAGTGGAGTCCATTGGACCGGCCTTCATTTGCAGAGATACACCAAGCCTTTGAAACTATGTTTCATGACTCCAGCATCTCTGAAG AGGTTGCAGAGGAGCTGTGTAAGACGGCCTCCTCTGGTCAATGTGGACCTCTTCACTCTTTCAGTCACGACATGCCCCTGTTGCCTTCCAAATCTCGCACACTGCACaagcacacagaaaacaaggAAAACATCGAGGGTGGACTTGATGGACGGTCCGACCACAGCACGCACGGTCATGCAG GCTGGGCTTCTACGTTGTTAGGTGGGGAGGGTCGATCAGGCAGCTCCCCGGCTCTGCCCAGGAAACAGCAGCCACGAGACAAGTCCCCCGCCAGCCTTTTAGAAGATACACAGGATATGGGCACGTTTACACGAGACCGCAAGACTGGCTTCTTTAGCTCCTTCATAAAGAAGaagtcttcctcctcttcttcctcctcccagTCCTCTCAGCTCCAACACAATCTCCCAACGCCACCAAAAAGGAGCAGTTCTTTCCGGGAGATGGAAACACAGCCTCATAAAAAATATGAGCCTACCGCCGATTTCAGCGCTCCCCCTCCCCTGCCCCAGTCGGACGGTCTTGGCGGCTTCTCCGCTTCTCCCTCTCACTCCCACGGGGAACCCACCCAGAGTCAGTCACGCTGTTGTGGGGCTGCCTTTGGGCAGAAACCCTCAGGTGGGGGGCTCGGCTCTCAGGTGTCCAGCGGCAGCAGTTGGAGTGGGTTGGCGGGTTTTTTCACTCCTAGACTTATCAAAAAGACGCTGGGGCTACGGACAGGGAAGACAGCCTCTTCAGAGGAGGGTGGAAGTATAGCTGGAGGGTCTAAACCCTTCCCTCGGTCTAATTCTACCTCCTCTATGTCAGCTGGGCTACCAGACCTGGAGCGCATGGCTCTGACTTTACCCAGGAACCGCAGTGCAAAACCCCCTCTAGAGAGGACTGCTTCCACAACATCCCAGCCAGAAAATGGGGCTGCAAGGCCTTCAGAAACTTTGCTGAGGAGGATGGATGAGGGCACTGCACAGATTAGGGAAAGGCCCAAAGCCAAGCTACTACCCCGGGGCACTGCTGCGGGAGTGAGGGCACCGGGGGTTGGGGGGGAGGTCGGGGAATCGGACAGTCTGTCTCGGGTCAGGGAGGGCAGAGAGGAGAGTGGGGGAGGTCTGGACCGGCAGCAGAGTTGGCCTTCTCCCTCTAAGACTTCGAGTTCAAGTGCTTCATCAACAGGTGCACCAACCCACAACCACAAAGTTCCAGTCCTGATCTCTCCAACGTTGAAGCACAGCCCAGCTGACGTTCACCTTGTCGGACTAGACTCACAGGGGAACCGCTTCAAACTGCTATCAGAACACCAAGCAGAGCGGGACAGGCCGCGGCTTGTGAAACCCAAATGcgctcctcctccccctcccacccTGCGCAGCCTACAACACTCCTACAGTGGTGACGGGGAGGAGCAGGTAGGAGGAGCACCTGTGGAAGTAAACGGAGACACTTTGAAAGGTCACAGGTCAGGACGGACATCAGGAGGAGCAACGACAGGAAGACCGTCTGTGCCACCGCCACAAGTGCCTCCCGCCTCTTCCTCCGTCTTTTCCTCGTCGTCCTCCACCAACACAACTCCAACCAAAATGGCCAACGGAGCCACCAACTCTGCCTCCTCCGTGCACACGCAAGGTTCCAAAGTTGCACTGCGGCGAACCAGGCAGCAAACAGAGCGCGTGCCCCTGGAGCGCGTCAGCCGCGAGGCCCTGCTGGAGTGTGCCGAGTGCCTGAGCAGCGCCCTCCATGCCAGCTCAGAAAGCCCCGCCACCAGCCAGGTGCTGGATGCTGGCCACCAGCTGCTCGACTACTGCTCAGGTTATGTGGACTGCATCTCTCAGATGAGGAACAAATTTGCCTTCCGGGAGGCAGTGGGGAAGCTGGAGCTCAGCCTTCAGGAACTGAGGGCCTCCTCGTCGGGAGGCGGAGGGCTTAACAGCATGGGGCCCAACACTGTACTAGACAACCTGCACAGTTGTATTAAAGAGATTAGTGACGTAGTGCAAAGGTAG